The window CCGGCCTCGGCGGGCAACCAGGTATATAGACATCGACGGGGATTATTTCGTCTATCCCCTGAATAGTTGAGTAGTTGTTATAAAAACCGCCCGAACAAGCGCACGCCCCCATCGATATCACCCACTTGGGAGAGGGCATCTGCTCATATATTCTCTTTAGAATGGGGGCCTCTTTGTAAGATATGGTCCCCATCACAAGGAGCAGGTCGGCCTGCCTAGGGGAGAACCTCACCAGCTCCGCGCCGAACCTCGAGATATCGAAACGGCTCGAGACAACGCCCATGAACTCTATCCCGCAGCACGCGGTGGCAAAGGGCATCGGCCAGAGGCTGTATTTGCGTCCCCAGTTAACGACCTCGGCCAATTTTGTGACTAAAAAGTTATTCATTTCTGCCAATCAAGCGCTTTGCTTCTTAGGACATAAACAAGCCCCACCGCAAGTATCCCTATAAAAGTAAGACCTTCAATTAATATGAACTTTCCCATTCCTTCAGCAACGAACGACCTGAAGAGCGCCGCCCATGGATATAAAAGGGCGACCTCTACGTCAAAGAGAAGGAATATGATCGCTATGATGAAGAATTTTATATTTAGGGGCCTTCTCGGTTCGATTGTCTGATCAAGGCCGCACTCATAAGGTTCAAGGTCGGTGGTCGTTCTCTTCGGCCTTCCTAAGACGGAAGAAATGGCGACGAACGTCCCCGCAATCAGGAGCGCGAAGACAAAAAGCATTAAAATTGGGGTATATTGGTTGCCCACCGGCGCGGGATAGTGCTGAAAAACTCAGAAGATGTCAACAGTCAAAAACGCTTTAGAGCATACTATTATAGTCTATCGCGCGCGCTCTGCTCATAACGCCATGTGTCGCACTTTGGGTCGGTGGATTCAAATATCCCACAATCAACAGAATTGCCGAGGTCGTTAATGAACTGTTCGTTCACAGGCAAGAGTCCGACGGCCGGATTAACGCGTATCGCATACGGCGCCAGCCTCTGCGCGGTCTGCGCCAACAGATACGCCAAGCCAACAATAGTAACCACCGGTACCAGTTCTTCTGTCGTAACAGGTGCAGGTACGGGGAATCTTGGCCCGTTCTCTTCAAGATCATATTCTATCATGACCCTTTTGGCACCGCCATCAGGCGCGGGGGCAGGGGCTTCTCCAGGCGCACCGTTGACCGGAGGCGTGCCTGTCGGGGGACCTTTTCTAAAAACGTCCTTAATCCGCTTCCGCAGGCCCCCTAATGGTATCGTAACAATATCTACCACAAGCCTTACAGTATATATTACAACGCCTCTTATGAGATTGCGTCCAATGTAACCTAAACCCGTCATCAGAAGGTAAGTGGCATATCTCAGCGGTGACATAA of the Deltaproteobacteria bacterium CG11_big_fil_rev_8_21_14_0_20_49_13 genome contains:
- a CDS encoding NADH-quinone oxidoreductase subunit B, with protein sequence MNNFLVTKLAEVVNWGRKYSLWPMPFATACCGIEFMGVVSSRFDISRFGAELVRFSPRQADLLLVMGTISYKEAPILKRIYEQMPSPKWVISMGACACSGGFYNNYSTIQGIDEIIPVDVYIPGCPPRPEQILHAIVKLQEKIQKGAL
- a CDS encoding NADH-quinone oxidoreductase subunit A, translating into MLFVFALLIAGTFVAISSVLGRPKRTTTDLEPYECGLDQTIEPRRPLNIKFFIIAIIFLLFDVEVALLYPWAALFRSFVAEGMGKFILIEGLTFIGILAVGLVYVLRSKALDWQK